The genome window ACATAACCCTGTacaacctgctctaggtgaacctgctttagcaggagggttggacttgatctccaagatcccttccaaccccaaacaTTCTGTGACTGCTGGAGAAAAAGAGTGATTACACTTCTTTGATTAATTTATCTTTCCTGAGGCTGAAGGTGATTAAGCAGGTATTGTCCCAAGTGCAAACTTATTTATTAAAGTGGAATGGGAaaagattttcagttttcttgggGTCTTGCCTTTGCTGCGATAGCAAATGAATACAAATAGGTTTGCCAGGAAATTTTAGTCCTAGAAAGAAGATGGGGAAAGATGAGTATGTGGAGCAAGAGAATATTCTTGCAAATGCTGagctacaaaaaaaaacccaaatctccAAGCCCTTGGGAGCTGGGAAACAAGGTATCTGAGCCCTTTGACCTGGGCAAGGCTTGAAGTTCAAAAACATGCtaggggaagggactggaggctccatccctgccatCCATGCCAGCCAGACTTGTACAGGATGATGCGAGACCCACAAGGCACACAGGTGTGTTTGGAATGGGGTGGGTGTGATGGGAGAGTGCAGGTACTTACACTTCATGTCTGCGAAATACAGATATGCTGATGAGAACAGCAGGAGAAAGGTTGGGAAATTGGGCACATGTCCCATGTGATTGAGGTAACTTCTCTGGGATGTCCCTGATGCAGTGCCCCAGGAGGAAGGGAGTTTCCCTGTCTCTCCATGGGCCCAAAGCAATGCATCCTCTTGcaaggcagcagggagagctgccaagTCAGAACAAGTGAGCCAGCAGGTACTCAGCTAATGTCTCTGCCTCAATGTTCCCCAGGGACCAGTGTGCACCAACTTGGGTCTCAAGCCTGGCCAGCGCCTCACTGTCAAAGGGAAAATCGCACCAAATGCCAAGAGGtaagctgtgctgtgctgcccagggatgGCCAGGGCACCACACTGAGTAGTCTTCTGCTGGTGGGGAACAAAAGGAGTCTGTCCCTTGGGTAGGAAAGGAGAAGGGGTTAACACCATCAGTGCTTCCCCGTGAGTCATCACCTAATGCACATTGCAGACACAGTACTGCCAAGGGGCTAAGCCAAAGCAGATGTGAAGCTCCAGCTGCACGCACTGGCAGTGACCACATCCTCTCTAGTGCAGGGTAAAGGAAACAGAAGCTGTGCCTATACTGAGATTTGGGTTGAGATCATCCACTCAGCCACATCCTTTGCCCTGCACGAAGATGGCCCAGGAGCAGGGGCACCATAATGGTGGAGTTGCATCTCATGTGCtggtggggaaggaaggaggaaaggtggcGAGCAGACAGGTTGGCTTAAGTGGAAATATACTCCTAAATGTGCAGGAATTGGGGTGCCTGGGGCCCCCACCAAAGCCTCTGCAGCAATCCCAAGCCCTTGTGCAGGTCTGTGGCTGATGGAGCCCCTTGGCAGGAAGTAGCCACTGAACCAGCACTAGCAGTGTTCCAGAAAACAGGTCCCAGCATTTCCCAGTGCCTTTGAAGTTTGATACTGTCAGAGTGAAGCCTCCCAGGCTTTCTCTTGCCAAATAATATGCCTCCTCTCATCTGGGTAAGAGGCCTAGAGGCAAGGTGGATGCTAGGCTAGGAAGTTTCttctcactgctgctgtggATACTTCGGGATAGCTGACCATGTAGTAATTATTTCAGCTGCCTGCAGGACGGGGAGAAGACAGTGGCTGTCAGGCACCAGCTAACTGTTTGGGGCTGAAAGGAAATCTGTGGAAAGCAACTGACACCTTGAGAACTGCTTTGGGTGCAGGATAACTCTCCACTCAGAGCTCTGTGTGCTGAACGTTCAATACTATGGTAGCATGTTTctcattacctttttttttaagcagtgtcgatgtctgggtttttttctctgcagctttgtGATGAATCTGGGGAAGGATTCTACTCACCTCGGACTTCACTTCAACCCCCGTTTTGATGCTCATGGTGATGTGAACACCATTGTGTGCAACTCCAAGAAGGTGGAAGAGTGgggtgcagagcacagggagacTGTCTTCCCTTTCCAGAAAGGGGGCACAGCAGAGGTGAggcatgcatatatatatatatatgtacacacatatatactCTCTGTACATGCTCTGGTGAAAGGAGGGTGTTTGACACAGGACACTCAACTGCAGGGGCTGTCTCAGGGCTGGCTTCTCCTGCTTGGCCAGTGCCACCACTTAGAGCTCTGAGCGTGATGGAGGGTGGGGATCAAATGTGCAAGCTCCATCTGGCTAAAAGGGATATTACTATTGAATGGAGCAGGGAATAGGCATCTCTTGGGAGACCAGAACAACACTTCTACTGTTGAAGAACAGGTTATGCTGCTGAGCATGTTCACCCTGCAGAGTGGAGGGTGGTACAGGGAAAAGGCTTGAGGGTGTCTTGGCAGAAACTTTTGacttttctgtttgtcttgTAGATCACTTTTGGTGTCAACCAAAACGATGTGACAGTCCACCTGCCAGGCCACCAGTTCACATTCCCTAACCGGCTTGGTCTCGCTGTCTTTGACTACTTTGATACACAAGGGGACTTCACGCTCCAATCCCTCAGCTGGGAATAACTTCCTCTGATGCCTCCATGtcaaagatgcagaaaaaacGATTAATAAACAGGAGTTTTGGTCTAGCCAGTCTCAAAATCTAATTTGTTCCTGCAAGTCATCATGGGTTGGGCACCTTGCTGGAGGAGTGGGTGGATGAAGGTAGCCAACTTTAGGTACTATAAGTGGTGTCATCCATGTACAATTGTGTCATCCTTGGCCATGGATGGAGAAGAGGGTGAGGATTAAAGATGGAAGATGGAAGTTAAAAAGTCCAAGGAGATCCTCAGGATGAAACGCTGGGGCTAGTTGTGACTGGGAGGGAGAGTGAAAGGGTCTTTTAAACAAAGTCACCCACTCTTGAGGTCTGGACTGACACCTTACCCTGCCCGAGTAAAACTGGTTGATTAAATCTATCTCTCCCTAAATTAAGCATCCCTGGCTGGCTTCAGACAGCATTCAGTTGCTGTGCTAGGTAAACCTGGCCAGGCATGGAGTGAGAGGAAAGTCTTCAGTTGCACTAGCTTTGGCTGTACCCCTCTGAAGAGGCTGGTCCTACTCATGACAGAGCTCTCCTATGTCATCTTGGGACCTCTTGCTACTGCGTGGAGACAGCAGTAGAAAAGGCTGCCTTGCTGAGTGTGGCAGGGTATGTAGAGGGCTTCTCATCCAAATCCTTTCTTCCAATAGCTGCAGAAGCACAAATAGTGTTGTGTTGTGGCACTTGAGGGCAGTACCCTGGAGGAGTCTGGTTTTATTCTGCCCTGAGTGCTTTGCCTGGTCCatccagagctgggagaggtagCAATGCCCAGCTGGGGCGTGGGATGCTAAGGATGTGTGCCCTATGCTTTTGTTACCCCTTCCCTCACATTAGCCCAAATGAGCCTGAGCACTTCTCAGTCTAAACGGAGGCTAGACTCTGAGGAGTCTGAGATGATGAGGCATGTTTGATGTTACTGCATAGCTGCCTTGGGGGCTCTCCCAGTCTGATGCTACCTTGGCAGCAATGATTACTGCTGTTGGGcatgctgtgcctgctgggcaTAGGAAAGGTGGGATCTGCTGTTTCCACAGTGCACAGCTGTTACCAGGTGTTACCTGCTACCAGGTAAGTCTGGGATAAAAAGGCCCAATTTTTGTGTCCTCACATTCAGGCTTGGCCATGAGCAACACAAAGCACTAACAATTTGATGTCCTACAGGATTCCCTGCAGGCCTGGCTCTACAAATCCCATTAAAGAgttgcagagcagctggagaacagcagcagcagcacctcctgtTCTTCATAATTTATGAGGCTCTGCCAGGTGCTGTGTCCTAGGTACTCAAGCAGAGGGAGGCTAAGTTGCTAGGAATTGTGGggctgaggaggaagagagatgAGAGCTGAAGATGAGAGCTGAGCTGAGAGGCAGGAACACTTGGGGTGTACAAGCAACTTGAGGCTCTGCAGCTGGATCTCACTGAAGCCCTGTGTTGCCCAAAGCCAGTCTACTCTGGATGATCACATCACACTCTTTAGGGCTTCATCTATAACAGTACATGTGACATTTGACATTTGTCACCCTGTGCATAGGCATAGCTGGGGGACAGTATAGCTTGGGGACTCTTCCCATGGGGTGATAGGGATGAGGCCatcctttgtggagaagagaagaGTTTAGTTGTATGGAATTGAGCCATGCTAGGCTAGATGACCTCAAGGCAAGAGACCTGGCCGAGTTTACACAGTGGTCTTGATGCAGTCTGGCAGACTGGGGTACATTTAGTAGACCACAGCAGGGCTATGGTGCTGGTGAGGTCACCAAGAGCTGTGACAATGGATACAGAGTGGAGCTCTCTCCTtgcagctttctctgctggGCTGATCTTGAAAGCTAAGCAAATGTGCTGACCTCCCTGAGCTGTACTTCGTGGAGATCTCACAATGCCTCTTAACTGCACTTGGCAGTCTTTCTTTAGAAAAACTCTTCAAAGATTTTTTCACGAAGGGTGGATGAAGAAAACTGAGTGGTAGCTTTACCACAGGAGTACGAACCTTAGTCAGGTCTCCTGCCAGCGTGGCTGCTTCTTGAAGTGACTCACTGCTCCTGTGAAATCTATGACTCACTGTTGTCCTGACTTTGTTATGGCTTGGCCCGTTGCTAGCGAGGAGGTGAGGGGTGGCGAGGGTTCCCCAGCTGTATAATTTAGATGTATCAAAGCTGACTGCTCCCTTCCACCCACTCCCCAGCCTTGCGCAAGGTGGAGGCTCGCATGACGGACTTGAGGATGGAGTCAGGAACCCCAAGACAAGcattctccccctccccacagatGAGCAGGATAAGCATCCATGTAAAGAGGAAGGCACTGCAACAACGATAGAAGACACTGCATCCTACCATGGAAGGTGATGCACTTTTATTTCTTGACCTGACCCCAGACAAAGGCCAGGAGATGTGCCCAACCTGGGTCACTGCTCACCCCTCGCTTTCCCTCAGAGACCCTGACAACTCCTTGAAAGTCAGGGGGAGGCTGTGGCTTCCTGCAGCCTGCCGGGAGGGTGCTGCAGGCTGTGCCATGCCCATCCCACTGTGGCCGGGGCGCCGGTGGTAGCTGCTGGCAAGCAGGGTGTAGAGGAAGGGGTTGACACAGCTGTTGCCATATGCCAGGCAGGTGACACCGAAGTTGAGGTAGGCCTGGGCAGTGGGGCCGATGCCCAGCCCATCCTTCTGGTACAGCCCAGCCAGCTGCCAGGCCCAGAAGGGGAGGAAGCAGGCCCAGTAGGCCACCACGATGGCAGAGATCCTGGAGAAGAGCCGCCGGGAGGGGGCCCGGCTGGCCATTGGCAGCCCCAGACCCCAGGCTGAGGCCCGGTatgcccagcccaggcgggtGTAGACGATGCCCAGCACCACACCGGGTGCCAGGATGCTGGTGGTAAACAGCACTGTCAGGTAGAGCCGGAAAGCTGCTGGTGTCCAGGTGGGGATGCAGATGCGCTTGTGGGGCCTGTCCCCCTCCCGCAGCTGGGTCATTACCATCATGGGGGCTGTAAGCAGGAGTGAGAGGAGCCAGAGGATGGCACTGGCCAGTTTGCGGTAAGCATTGCTGACCCGCCTGGCCTGCAGCGGCCTCACCACCGCCCAGTACCTCTCCAGGCTCATAGCGGTCAGAAGGAAGATGCTGGCATGCATGGTGAGGAGGTCCAGGCTGAGCAAAAGCCTGCAGCCCACATCCCCAAAGAACCAGTCATGGGCAAAATAGGTGCAAACCACGAAGGGGATGGTGGACAGGTACAGGAGGTCAGCCAGGGCAAGGTTGATCACATAGACCCCCAGGGAGCCTGCTGAGTAGCCCACCACCCTGCCAGAGGCCACTGCCACTGTGTAGATGTTCCCCACCATCCCAGTGAGGCACATGACCAGCAGCACTGCACCCAGTGGCCCCGTGACCAggctgtcccctcccaggacaCTACTGTCATCACCCCCACCGCTGCTTTCCTCCAAGAAACTACTAGGATCCTCTCCAGGCCTTGCGCTGATGAAGGAAGGGTTGTAAGACATCTTTGAGTAGGGTGAGCAAGAACAAATCAAACTCTCAGAGACCTGTTCCTTCTCCACTCACTGTATGGGACACGTCTAGCCTTAACAGCAAAGCAGTCAAGGGAAGAATGGCGAGAGTTCATCAGACATAGACAGGTTATCCAGAGAAGTCTATTCCTCACCTCCAGCTGCCCAGTCCATTTTGCTGATCTTGTCCATCACAAGCTGTGTCCGGTTGTTTCCCTTAACCATCAAAGGGCCAAGAAGGGGACACTGCCCTCCCCTTCAAGACCAATAGGTACAAGATAACTTCTGCCAGCCAGAAGGAAATGTCTCTTCTCTTTACCAGCTCCTCATTTGTTGCTGGGCCCGGGGAAACCAGCAGACTTGGTGAATAAGCGGATTTCTGCTCCCAAGTCTGTGTCCTCTCAGCTTCGACAGACTCTGGAGAGGTGAGCTCTGCCCCCTGAACCAACCCCTGAGAGCTGCCTTGACCACTGCATGCAGGAATGTGTCTGACTCACAGCTTCACACACCAGTGCGAATGCAGTCCCAGTTTATACTGTGCTTTTAGCCACTAGCTGAGGAGCCCTGCTGGCTCCCTCCTCTTTCTGACAGACATGATTTCTTCCCCTATATCTTCCTGCACTTttctcctgctccctcttcctcctcgttattatttccctttctttgtcCCATTTCCCCTTGCATACTTGTCCTCATTTGAGAGAGGAGACAACTGAAAGACAAGACTCTCTAATACGgtaaggaaagggagaaagcaCATGATGTTGTAGCTTTAGAAGGGAAACAAGGGCCAGCCCTGGAAGTGCAATAGGCAGGGAGCAGCCACACTGCTCTCCTTGGCCCTTAGCCAAACCAGGCAGAGAGAGTCTGTCCCCCATTCCCTCTCAGGGACATCAGGGCCCTTTGAGCTGTAGACAATCGATGTAGTCCCCAGTTTGCAAGCAGGCCCATCAGATGGTAGGACATCTCACATTTTCTGTCCTGGGCCCTGTTCCACCCTTGCTCTCCATCCAGCAGGAAGCTCCTAAAGACTCAAAGGGCTTGATATTTTAAACCTAgtctttcctccctctccacaaagacttcctcctcctctaagctttcctctccttccctccaaTCCCCTCACAGCAGGGGGCAGAAGCCCATTAGGTAGGCACAATCACCTTCTAGCAGGACATCATCCTGTGACACTGATGCCAATGTTACCCTGCTCTTTCCTTGCCCACATCTGAGCCTACTCATCTCAAGGAAGACACGGTGGGACAGAATTTGTAAAGCAGAGAGCATACTAAATATGTTCTGCTGTTAGTTCACAGGGGTTTTCAGGCCACTCTAGCCACACTCTTTCGCATCATTAGTGTATTAGCTTTGTTGTGGCTGAGTCAAATGACTCTGCTCATCTCCATCAGCAATAACTCAGCAGCAAACAGGAGAAGGAAGCATCCCATCGGTACTCCCCTCACTGTGCAATGGCCTTTGTTTTTTAGGAAAGTCATGTTCCAAACTGGGAGAGATCAGCAAACTGCAGTGAACATACACTGTTAGGTGGATATTTCCATTGCGCCGTGGCAGCAGCATGAGTGATGCTGCTCCTCATCCAGGAAGTTGATACTCCCAGCAGATTGTGGTAGTCTCAGCACAGAGAGGGGTCCCCAGAGAATCAGCAGGGGACCATGACTTTGCCCATTTGGCTCTGATGGGAATAATCACAGTCCGCATGCCCCAGGAAATACAATGAATAGCTATGGCTCTTTGCTCTGACtgactgtgcttttttttccaagaaatgaCCTCATACCTTAGCAGTTAGCAGGTCAGCTAGTTTTGGAAGttaaactaaattaaaatgggatttttttcatttatttctttaagagCTAATTAAAATACTGGTAGTCTCATTAATTCTAGTTAGCTCCCCTTAATACACAAGATACCTTCCCTCACACTGCTTGTGAAAAACTAAACACATCAGACACTACAGTCACCAGCAGAACTCAGCTGATCCTTCCATTATGTGAAACACAGCTCTCATAGGGGAAGCTTTAAGAGATAAGCTTTAAGACAAGACCCATGGGTTGATGTAGTGTTTTGGGCTGTTACTAGAAGAATGTGAAAATACAATTTCCCTGTTATACTACTGCATAAAATAATATGTATGTGTGATATACAAGATAAATGTATGTAATGTGTAGGTCCTAATGAAAGTGCCAGGCCTTTGACATACAGAGAACGAGGGAGCAGAAATCCATGCATTACTATATTCAGACACCAACCCCTAGGCTCTAGTAGAGTCAGACTCTGAACTCTATAAATGCTGTAAGTTGCTTTCCGCAGGACCCAACTTCTCTCCGTTGGTTTGACTAGAGACTCAAGCTGGACAGCTGAACTTCAGTGGCATGAATATCCCTCACAGTATCTTCCCTAGGGCAGTATTCTGCCTCCCATCACTTTTTGTTAtgtgcgcacacacacacatacattaTCCACACACTCAAATGTATATTCACACATTATTTTTAGATGATCTCTTAATCTCCTCTGTAGCAATCAGAGGACGGTCTGCACACAAATGCAGTCTGAAGAAACTTTCAAGCCCATacagagcagaaggaaacagGCCTCACATTTGGCTGGTAGGTTACATTTTTTAAGTGACCTTTCTCAACTACAGCTCTAACTGATCAAATATCCAGATGTTTCACATCTCTGTCACCAGCAGAgattacatttcttttaaaggaaCAGGTTCTCTTAgtccagcagcccctgcaacCTGCTGGGGTGCCTGGCTCCAGCCAGGCAGCTGTTTTCTTGAGTAAGGTAGGTGGCTGTCTGCAGTTTCATGCAGGAGTGATGATAGGTCCCATGTCCAACACAGTAAGTGCCAAAGTTTTCAAGGTCTGATTGATAGGCAAGACCTGCCAGCATCCAGTCAGATCACAGCAATTTAACAGGGACAGGTTGTACTGAAGATTCAGACTCAAAGTCTTGCACTTGAAAGGAAGCAGCTTAATTGGGCCCTCCAAACAAGTGGACATTCTGTGGGGGCAAAAGTGCTTCAAGGGTGCTTCAGAGCACAGTGTTTCTCTGATGTCAATCTGCTCTCCTCTCTTGACAGCCACAGGACCGGGTAGAGTGGAGTCATAGTTCCTGAATGGTTTCCTAGGATTTAAACTTGAAGTAGGCTTCAACTgtagtaaaggaaaaaaggtgGTGAACTAGGGCAATACCCTGAACTGGagtggcaggaggggaaggaaacaGCATCCAGGCACTTACTTGCATATTCCTGTGGTGTCATGGCCTGGTTGATGACGCTAGTGAAGGCTTTGATCCACTCCAGCTGGTCAGTCTCTGTCTCGCAGGTGAAGAGGTATTCCCGGTCAGGGGTGACAATGGTGATGCCATAGTGCCAAGAGAAGTTGCCCTGTGTCCCTGAAGGCAATCCCTTCTGGACACTATATCCATTCTCTTTGCTGCCCACAAATACCTCACCCTTAGCAAATGCATCCTGCACATAAGAAGGGAAAGACAGTGATTTATGGAAATCCAGAAGAATCAAGGAATAATTACAATGCACCTAAGAACAGGAGAGAGTGTGTGAGGACCAGGGATGTAGCAACAAAAAGTTTTGGAGGTGGTCAGGGAATTCAGAAGAGCAGGGAGTCTATGCTCAAAGACTGTAGTGAAAAGGAATATCTAAGGGCATAGGTCTTGAGAGGTCTGAGAGAGAAACTGAtgctcctgtccctccatgtcACCCTTCCATCACCACCTTTacactgctgctctccctgtTACCATTGTTTGCAGGCAGcgaaacaaacacagaaagcaTGTGACCTGAGTGGGATGGAAAGGGGAAGACTTAGAGCTCATCCAGAGCAGCTGGGGAACCTGCAAGCCACCCTAACTGAAGAGCAAAGATTCTGGTTGCACTTTGACCCTGCCCTCAGCACCGTtgcctgcagctgcccagcagtCAGATCTCCCCCTCACCAAAGGATCCTTGAAGTACATGAGTCTGCGGTGATCCAGTGTGAACCAGCGCTTCTTAAAGGCCTCTCTCTGCTGTGAAGGGAAGAGGTGACATATGTAAGGGGACAGTGCCCTCTGCTGTGAGCAGTACGAATGGATACCCAAAATTCATCCCAACCACTTAGAGCAAGCCCCTGCCTTAACTGCAACCTCCTCCTCGCCCTTTCTCAGCTGAGAGTGGGGGTCTGTATCGGATTTTtcagtcccagctgctgtcCCCAACTCTTGGACTGTGGTGAAGGACTCCAAAGTTGAGACAGGAGAAATCTAGACGCTAAATACCTGTAAGgtcatgcacacacagacacatgcaGAGAGATCTGTCGCTCTGGGAGAAAGCAGGGACTCTGGCTTCATCTACTTTCACATGtgtccttccccttcctttaATTCTCCCCTCCCTTGGTGCACACACACTGTTCCCACGGGTGTCTAAAGAGTCAGGGGGGAATCGggaaacagcaggagaaaaacaTTGAGGTTGGGAAAGCCAGTGGCTCTCTGGCAGGTCCCTGTTAAGATTTTTTCTAACATAGCAGCTCACCTTGGGACCAGTCTTCTCCATGTATCCCTCCTTCAAGAAATTTCTCGTCAGACGATTTTTAATCTGACAAAAAGGCAAGAGTAACATTCACCTAGCTGTGCTTCTTTGCTATTCGTTTCCCCTCTGCCCTTCCAATTCAGTCACcttccctcaaattcagccatCTTCTAAATTCATATTTCCTGAACTGCCTAGCCAGGAGTCACTTCTGCTTCCAAAATGCCCAGAAACAGCAGAAAGCAGTTGTTTTCTGACTGCCACAGGCCCTTTTAAACATACATTCTCATCCCTCTATCTAGACATTGCAATTTCCACTTCTGTACCTGGGGTTATAATAGTAACTAATGAACTCCTTTATCACATAAGCAGTGGGAGACTTAGCACTGCGTTCTAGTGCTGTCTTACCTCATTATCGCTGGCAATGGGAAATGCTACCTTCAGATAATGGAACTGTACAGAGCGAATGGCATTGAACCAGTCTACTACCtcctgaaaatggaaaaggacaGAATAGAAAGCTTAGCCAGAGCAACAGTGAGCCATCTAAATTCACCTAGCCCTATGTTAACTACaaactcttagccctgcacaggaccatccccaagagtcacaccatgtgaccgagagtatcatccaaacacttcttgaactctctcagccttggtgctgtgaccactgccctggggagcctgttccagtgcccaaccaccctctgggtgaagaacctctttttaatatccaacctaaacctcccctggcacaacttcaggccagtccctcaggttctgtcactggtcaccacagagaagagatcagtgtccaccccccttctccccctcatgaggaagttgtagactgcaatgaggtctcccctcagtctcctcttctctgggctgaacaaaccaagtgccctcagctgctcctcacatggcttcccctcaaggcccttcaccatcttcgttgccctcctctggacactctctaacagcttaatatctttcttatgttgtggtgcccaaaactgcacacaatattcaagatgaGGCCGCCctagtgcagagcagagcaggacaatccccgccctcaaccagctggcgatgctttgcctgatgccccccaggacacggttggtCATCCCGGCTGCCAGGGCACttctgactc of Pseudopipra pipra isolate bDixPip1 chromosome 5, bDixPip1.hap1, whole genome shotgun sequence contains these proteins:
- the LGALS1 gene encoding galectin-1 — encoded protein: MSCGPVCTNLGLKPGQRLTVKGKIAPNAKSFVMNLGKDSTHLGLHFNPRFDAHGDVNTIVCNSKKVEEWGAEHRETVFPFQKGGTAEITFGVNQNDVTVHLPGHQFTFPNRLGLAVFDYFDTQGDFTLQSLSWE
- the LOC135414355 gene encoding urotensin-2 receptor-like — encoded protein: MSYNPSFISARPGEDPSSFLEESSGGGDDSSVLGGDSLVTGPLGAVLLVMCLTGMVGNIYTVAVASGRVVGYSAGSLGVYVINLALADLLYLSTIPFVVCTYFAHDWFFGDVGCRLLLSLDLLTMHASIFLLTAMSLERYWAVVRPLQARRVSNAYRKLASAILWLLSLLLTAPMMVMTQLREGDRPHKRICIPTWTPAAFRLYLTVLFTTSILAPGVVLGIVYTRLGWAYRASAWGLGLPMASRAPSRRLFSRISAIVVAYWACFLPFWAWQLAGLYQKDGLGIGPTAQAYLNFGVTCLAYGNSCVNPFLYTLLASSYHRRPGHSGMGMAQPAAPSRQAAGSHSLPLTFKELSGSLRESEG